One genomic segment of Actinoplanes ianthinogenes includes these proteins:
- the folP gene encoding dihydropteroate synthase, which produces MSGARVIGGRTFDFSRQVVVMAIVNRTPDSFHDQGRTFALEKATEAVRAAAAEGADWIDIGGVPFAPGPEVTAAEELDRVLPVVEAAQDLAVVSVDTFRPEVAAEVIKHGAGVVNDTSGLRDPEMADVVAGTDAQLVICHSLAAPRTEHPSPRYDDVTAEVGAFLREKVELALSRGVRPDQIIIDPGHDLNKNTLHSLEITRRLDEIAAIGYPMLAALSNKDFIGETLDRPQQERLAGTLATVVFSILRGARIMRVHDVRAASDAIRMTEAMLGWREPAYLRHNI; this is translated from the coding sequence ATCAGCGGCGCCCGGGTCATCGGCGGCCGGACCTTCGATTTCTCCCGCCAGGTCGTCGTGATGGCGATCGTGAACCGGACCCCGGACTCGTTCCACGACCAGGGCCGCACGTTCGCTCTGGAGAAGGCCACCGAGGCGGTCCGGGCCGCGGCCGCCGAGGGCGCCGACTGGATCGACATCGGCGGCGTGCCGTTCGCGCCCGGCCCCGAGGTGACCGCCGCCGAGGAGCTGGACCGGGTGCTGCCGGTGGTCGAGGCCGCGCAGGACCTCGCGGTCGTCTCGGTCGACACGTTCCGTCCCGAGGTCGCCGCCGAGGTGATCAAGCACGGCGCCGGCGTCGTCAACGACACCTCCGGCCTGCGCGACCCGGAGATGGCCGACGTGGTCGCCGGCACCGACGCCCAGCTGGTCATCTGCCACAGCCTGGCCGCCCCGCGCACCGAGCACCCGAGCCCTCGCTACGACGACGTCACGGCCGAGGTCGGCGCGTTCCTCCGGGAGAAGGTCGAGCTGGCCCTCTCCCGCGGCGTGCGACCGGATCAGATCATCATCGACCCGGGCCACGACCTGAACAAGAACACCCTGCACTCACTCGAGATCACCCGCCGCCTCGACGAGATCGCCGCCATCGGATACCCGATGCTGGCCGCCCTGAGCAACAAGGACTTCATCGGCGAGACCCTGGACCGCCCCCAGCAGGAACGTCTCGCCGGCACCCTGGCCACGGTCGTCTTCAGCATCCTCCGCGGCGCCCGCATCATGCGAGTCCACGACGTCCGCGCGGCCAGCGACGCCATCCGGATGACCGAGGCGATGCTCGGCTGGCGCGAGCCCGCCTACCTCCGCCACAACATCTGA
- a CDS encoding methyl-accepting chemotaxis protein → MTGRAFRLLADRRVGTKIMFAVLVVALLSVADGMFAMDSLGATNNQVKSGYQHSLELETIGSLRSAVNQAWLAVGDDLLAVDGAGRSAASSGLTAAEEQVDQYATKYGTYPIDGEASSALAGFKDAWAKYRDVVSSSLLPLAASGDRARVNAVRTSQIAPLMTEVRARLTKLSDLTVQATAAQEDTAERRYQSTKWRVLLMLTLSAAVGVALAVTASRMIVRPLSRCVDVLDRLRDGDLTARAPVESRDEVGRMAEALNHTAEAMDGMVGRVRGSADVLASASEQLSSVSSELSASAEETSVQVSTVSESAGRVSEGVQAVSAGAEEMGVSIREIANSANEAAGVAADAARTAEHTNTSVSRLGEASTQISTVVALITSIAEQTNLLALNATIEAARAGEMGKGFAVVAAEVKDLAQETARATQEITAQVAAIQAESDGAVHAIQQIAGVIATINDYATTIAAAVEEQTATTAEIARSVGQAAEGSSAIAGTIAGVAQAAAQVTAGATETQQTAAELARTAADLQATVAVYRT, encoded by the coding sequence GTGACCGGACGGGCGTTTCGTCTGCTGGCCGATCGGCGGGTCGGCACGAAGATCATGTTCGCGGTGCTGGTGGTCGCGCTGCTCAGCGTGGCCGACGGCATGTTCGCGATGGACAGCCTGGGCGCGACGAACAACCAGGTCAAGAGCGGCTATCAGCACAGCCTGGAGCTGGAGACGATCGGCAGCCTGCGGAGTGCGGTGAACCAGGCGTGGCTGGCCGTCGGCGACGACCTGCTGGCGGTGGACGGTGCGGGGCGGTCTGCGGCGTCGTCGGGGTTGACGGCGGCGGAGGAGCAGGTCGATCAGTACGCCACGAAATACGGGACGTATCCGATAGACGGCGAGGCGTCGTCAGCTTTGGCAGGATTTAAGGACGCTTGGGCGAAATATCGGGATGTTGTGTCGAGCAGCCTGTTGCCGCTGGCGGCCAGTGGCGACCGGGCCCGGGTCAACGCGGTGCGGACGTCGCAGATCGCGCCGTTGATGACCGAGGTCCGTGCCCGGCTGACCAAGCTCTCCGACCTGACCGTGCAGGCCACCGCGGCCCAGGAGGACACCGCCGAGCGACGCTACCAGTCGACCAAGTGGCGGGTGCTGCTCATGCTGACGCTCAGCGCGGCGGTCGGGGTGGCCCTCGCGGTGACGGCCAGCCGGATGATCGTGCGGCCGCTGTCCCGCTGCGTCGACGTCCTGGACCGGCTGCGCGACGGCGACCTGACCGCCCGGGCCCCGGTGGAGAGCCGCGACGAGGTCGGGCGGATGGCCGAGGCGCTGAACCACACCGCCGAGGCGATGGACGGCATGGTCGGCCGGGTACGCGGCAGCGCCGACGTGCTGGCCTCGGCCTCCGAGCAGTTGTCCTCGGTCTCTTCCGAGCTCTCGGCCTCGGCCGAGGAGACGTCGGTGCAGGTCAGTACGGTCTCCGAGTCGGCCGGGCGGGTGTCCGAGGGGGTGCAGGCCGTCTCCGCCGGCGCGGAGGAGATGGGCGTCTCGATCCGGGAGATCGCGAACAGCGCCAACGAGGCGGCCGGGGTCGCCGCCGACGCGGCCCGGACCGCGGAGCACACGAACACCAGCGTGTCCCGGCTCGGCGAGGCGTCCACGCAGATCAGCACGGTGGTCGCGCTGATCACCTCGATCGCCGAGCAGACCAACCTGCTGGCCCTGAACGCGACCATCGAGGCGGCCCGGGCCGGGGAGATGGGCAAGGGGTTCGCGGTGGTGGCGGCCGAGGTCAAGGACCTGGCGCAGGAGACCGCGCGGGCCACCCAGGAGATCACCGCGCAGGTGGCCGCGATCCAGGCCGAGTCGGACGGGGCGGTGCACGCCATCCAGCAGATCGCCGGGGTGATCGCGACCATCAACGACTACGCCACGACGATCGCGGCGGCGGTGGAGGAGCAGACGGCCACCACGGCGGAGATCGCGCGCAGCGTGGGACAGGCGGCCGAGGGGTCCAGCGCGATCGCCGGAACGATCGCCGGGGTGGCCCAGGCGGCGGCGCAGGTCACCGCGGGGGCGACCGAGACACAGCAGACGGCGGCGGAGTTGGCCCGGACAGCGGCGGATCTGCAGGCGACGGTGGCGGTGTACCGGACCTGA
- a CDS encoding GNAT family N-acetyltransferase encodes MGDVEVRVIGPEGLGRSEAAALGELVRELVAGGAALGWVAPPPVAEVAALLAEELTLVVAYSGDLPVGFGYWRRYDRPTHRVNADIEKFAISPRFQGMGVGRAVMTALIDAAVAASIEVLTLDVRGDNVAAAALYESLGFRRYGVLERFVAFGDARYDKLFYALDLRA; translated from the coding sequence GTGGGCGATGTCGAGGTTCGGGTGATCGGCCCGGAGGGGCTGGGGCGGTCGGAGGCGGCTGCTCTCGGGGAGCTGGTCCGGGAGCTGGTGGCCGGGGGAGCGGCTCTCGGGTGGGTGGCGCCGCCTCCGGTGGCGGAGGTCGCGGCGCTGCTCGCCGAAGAGTTGACGCTGGTGGTGGCGTACTCCGGGGATCTGCCGGTGGGATTCGGATACTGGCGGCGATATGACCGGCCGACCCATCGGGTGAACGCGGACATCGAGAAGTTCGCGATCAGCCCGAGATTTCAGGGCATGGGGGTGGGGCGGGCGGTGATGACCGCTCTGATCGATGCCGCGGTCGCGGCGTCGATCGAGGTGTTGACGCTGGACGTGCGGGGGGACAACGTCGCGGCGGCGGCGCTCTACGAGTCACTCGGGTTCCGGCGATACGGGGTCTTGGAGCGTTTCGTCGCTTTCGGGGATGCCCGTTACGACAAGCTGTTCTACGCCCTCGACCTCAGGGCCTGA
- a CDS encoding TetR/AcrR family transcriptional regulator — MARTPVPGTRDTILTAAAGLFYRYGVRAVGMAQVVEVAGCGKNLLYRHFPSKAELAAAYLTLARREREQATAEALRWATTPAEQLIALVSEVAESTRRPGYRGCAFRNYLTEFPGATDEPAQVARGYLRDSRALVDRLVAELGGDALLADRIWLIVDGLHSGSPEQARVALDWVTELVRP; from the coding sequence ATGGCACGCACGCCGGTCCCGGGCACCCGTGACACCATCCTGACCGCGGCCGCCGGGCTCTTTTACCGGTACGGCGTCCGCGCCGTCGGCATGGCCCAGGTCGTCGAGGTCGCGGGCTGTGGGAAGAACCTGCTCTACCGGCACTTCCCGAGCAAGGCGGAGCTGGCCGCGGCCTACCTGACCCTGGCGAGGCGGGAGCGCGAGCAGGCCACCGCCGAGGCCCTGCGCTGGGCGACCACCCCGGCCGAGCAGCTGATCGCCCTGGTCAGCGAGGTGGCCGAGAGCACCCGCCGTCCGGGGTATCGCGGCTGCGCCTTCCGCAACTATCTCACCGAGTTCCCGGGCGCCACCGACGAGCCGGCCCAGGTGGCCCGGGGGTACCTGAGAGACAGCCGCGCCCTGGTGGACCGGCTGGTCGCCGAGCTGGGCGGGGACGCGCTGCTGGCCGACCGGATCTGGCTGATCGTGGACGGGCTGCACAGCGGCTCGCCGGAGCAGGCCCGGGTCGCCCTGGACTGGGTCACCGAACTGGTCAGGCCCTGA
- a CDS encoding ATP-binding cassette domain-containing protein yields the protein MARGPVDPRLLRHARSGRAGVALLALIGTGQAAATLAIAVALCWLVAPSLSRSILLGGSRPAAITLLAGAFAARGLLSWAEQVVARRTAARVTDELRRSLLAAIIRRGPAWVASYGAGRLTTILGTGLDALRPWFSGYLPSLVLGVLLPPAVLAVMALVDPASAVIALLTLPLIPLLGALIGWATQARARQRWDADARLAGHFLDVVRGLGTLKIYGRAERQTAVIADLTDQHRRATLRVLRVAFLSSTALDLVGTLSVGLIAVQAGIRVADGSMPLAPALLAILLAPEAYRPLREMAARYHAATDATAVIADVDDILTSHNPPAGPHGPTAPPQRTLRTSPNPPAGLHGPTATPQRALGTSPNHPAGPHSPIATPQRALETSPNHPAGPHSPIATPQRALETSSDDPAGSYGPIAAAEWAVGTSWGSADGTLPTAAGRWGVLAAGVRASYPGMGGDALRLDELSVRAGEVVALRGASGAGKSTALRVFAGLHPADAGAVAVGRAFHLPQRPTLPHARTVGEAFATDAGDEEIRSALRMVGLDREVTPDTPLGEHGNGLSAGQRQRLALAALLHRAGRVIILSRRSADRPHRGDPGPKRRPTPVVTLLLDEPTAHLDPDAERLVVARLREFAQRGCAVLVVAHRPALLTAADRVVTVSPPPGTGPVATAADLAAPPNPGSDTTAAAPDPSAGATRPAGTPAAPDDAAGPDPSAGTTQPTAAPAAPEDAAAADPSTGTTRPAGTPAAPDDAAAADPSTGTAPATRPAATLAAPGDAAAADPSTGATRPAGTPAAPDDAATPDPSTGATTATRPAGTPAAPDDAATPDPSAGATRPAGTPGAAGEDARGPWWRRPWVAAALGAAAVLGGILLTGSAAWLLVRASSLPPVLTLSAAVVLVRGSAVARPLLRYLERLVAHDVAFARLGGRRARVYADLIPRVPGPGLHRRGDLLTRLVDDVDARVDGLLRGWLPAWSALVTVVVAGAAAMLITPVVAAPLAIGVLISGVLAPLLAGWQADRQDAATGVARAALRDAMVETVDGVEELGGGAGRSGVPESRSRTLADLEARAARTAGLAAAVAHLGWAAAAAGTALALAGAGISAEWSAVLVLGVIALGEPLVTLPEAAVARRRAAGAERRVAALTQRVTSPRTSAPKARTTAPEARTTAPEARTTAPKARTTAPEARTTAPEARTAAPEARTSAPDARAAVRAGHGIADGAGDGIADGAVSVSGLVAGWDPAAEPALDGIDLELRPGAKVAITGRSGSGKSTLGAVLGGLLAPRAGDVRVGGKALLVGDETGHVFASTVRENLRLAKPAATDPQLVAALRRVGLGPWLAGLADGLDTWLGTGGSTMSGGQRRRLATARALLADPALLILDEPTEGIDEAGARELMADLLDAASGRTVLVFAHRAEGFDLVDEIYELSSAKLNVGVL from the coding sequence GTGGCTCGTGGGCCGGTCGATCCGCGGCTGCTGCGGCACGCGCGGTCCGGGCGCGCCGGAGTCGCCCTGCTCGCCCTGATCGGAACCGGACAAGCTGCCGCAACCCTCGCCATCGCGGTCGCGCTCTGCTGGCTGGTCGCTCCGTCCCTGTCCCGCTCGATCCTGCTCGGCGGATCCCGGCCGGCCGCGATCACCCTGCTCGCCGGGGCGTTCGCGGCCCGCGGCCTGCTCTCCTGGGCCGAACAGGTGGTAGCCCGCCGCACCGCCGCCCGCGTCACCGACGAGCTACGCCGCTCCCTGCTCGCCGCCATCATCCGGCGCGGCCCGGCCTGGGTGGCCTCCTACGGTGCCGGCCGTCTCACCACCATCCTCGGCACCGGCCTCGACGCCCTGCGCCCGTGGTTCTCCGGATACCTGCCGTCCCTGGTCCTCGGCGTCCTGCTCCCACCCGCGGTGCTCGCCGTGATGGCCCTCGTCGACCCGGCCTCCGCGGTGATCGCCCTGCTCACCCTCCCCTTGATCCCGCTGCTCGGCGCCCTGATCGGCTGGGCCACCCAGGCCCGCGCCCGGCAACGCTGGGACGCCGACGCCCGCCTGGCCGGCCACTTCCTGGACGTGGTCCGCGGCCTGGGCACCCTCAAGATCTACGGCCGCGCCGAACGCCAGACCGCCGTCATCGCCGACCTCACCGACCAGCACCGCCGCGCCACCCTGCGAGTGCTCCGGGTCGCCTTCCTCTCCTCGACCGCCTTGGACCTGGTCGGCACCCTCTCCGTCGGCTTGATCGCCGTCCAGGCCGGCATCCGAGTGGCCGACGGCTCCATGCCCCTGGCCCCGGCCCTGCTGGCCATCCTGCTGGCCCCGGAGGCCTACCGCCCGCTGCGCGAGATGGCGGCCCGCTACCACGCCGCCACCGACGCCACCGCGGTCATCGCCGACGTAGACGACATCCTCACCAGCCACAACCCCCCGGCTGGCCCCCACGGCCCTACCGCCCCGCCCCAAAGGACCCTGCGAACCAGCCCGAACCCCCCGGCTGGCCTCCACGGCCCTACCGCCACGCCCCAAAGGGCCTTGGGAACCAGCCCGAACCACCCAGCTGGCCCCCACAGCCCCATCGCCACGCCCCAAAGGGCCTTGGAGACCAGCCCGAACCACCCAGCTGGCCCCCACAGCCCCATCGCCACGCCCCAAAGGGCCTTGGAGACCAGCTCGGACGACCCGGCTGGCTCCTACGGCCCTATCGCCGCCGCTGAATGGGCCGTGGGGACCAGCTGGGGTTCTGCGGACGGGACCTTGCCGACGGCGGCCGGGCGGTGGGGGGTGCTCGCGGCAGGGGTGCGGGCGAGCTACCCCGGAATGGGCGGCGACGCGCTGCGGCTGGACGAACTCTCGGTCCGCGCGGGTGAGGTCGTCGCGCTGCGGGGGGCGTCCGGGGCGGGCAAGAGCACGGCGTTGCGGGTGTTCGCCGGGCTGCACCCGGCCGACGCGGGAGCGGTCGCGGTCGGCCGGGCGTTCCATCTGCCGCAGCGCCCCACCCTGCCGCACGCGCGAACGGTCGGCGAGGCCTTCGCGACGGACGCCGGCGACGAGGAGATCCGCAGCGCGCTGCGGATGGTCGGACTGGACCGTGAGGTCACCCCGGACACGCCGCTCGGCGAACACGGGAACGGCCTCTCGGCCGGTCAACGCCAACGCCTGGCCCTGGCCGCGCTGCTGCACCGGGCCGGCCGCGTGATCATCCTGAGCCGGCGATCCGCCGACCGTCCGCACCGCGGCGACCCCGGCCCGAAACGCCGCCCGACGCCGGTCGTCACGCTGCTGCTCGACGAGCCGACCGCCCACCTGGACCCGGACGCCGAGCGGCTGGTGGTGGCCCGGTTGCGGGAATTCGCCCAGCGCGGCTGCGCGGTCCTGGTGGTAGCCCACCGCCCGGCCCTGCTGACCGCCGCCGACCGCGTCGTCACGGTGAGCCCGCCGCCCGGAACCGGCCCGGTCGCCACCGCCGCCGACCTTGCGGCGCCCCCGAACCCGGGGTCGGACACCACCGCGGCCGCCCCGGACCCGTCGGCTGGCGCCACCAGACCCGCCGGTACCCCGGCCGCGCCGGACGATGCGGCCGGCCCGGACCCGTCGGCTGGCACCACGCAACCCACCGCTGCCCCGGCCGCGCCGGAGGATGCGGCCGCCGCGGACCCGTCGACCGGCACCACGCGACCCGCCGGTACCCCGGCCGCGCCGGACGATGCGGCCGCCGCGGACCCGTCGACCGGCACCGCGCCCGCCACGCGACCCGCCGCTACCCTGGCCGCGCCGGGCGATGCGGCCGCCGCGGACCCGTCGACCGGCGCCACGCGACCCGCCGGTACCCCGGCCGCGCCGGACGATGCGGCCACCCCGGACCCGTCGACCGGCGCCACGACCGCCACGCGACCCGCCGGTACCCCGGCCGCGCCGGACGATGCGGCCACCCCGGACCCGTCGGCCGGCGCCACGCGACCCGCCGGTACCCCGGGCGCGGCGGGCGAGGATGCCCGGGGGCCGTGGTGGCGGCGGCCGTGGGTGGCGGCGGCGCTCGGGGCGGCGGCGGTCCTGGGTGGAATCCTGCTGACCGGGTCGGCGGCGTGGCTGCTGGTACGGGCGTCGTCGCTGCCGCCGGTGCTGACGTTGTCGGCGGCGGTGGTGCTGGTCCGCGGGAGCGCGGTGGCTCGGCCGCTGCTGCGATACCTGGAGAGGCTGGTCGCGCACGATGTCGCCTTCGCGCGGCTGGGCGGGCGGCGGGCGCGGGTCTATGCCGACCTGATCCCGCGGGTGCCCGGGCCGGGCCTGCACCGGCGCGGGGACCTGCTGACCCGCCTGGTCGACGATGTGGACGCCCGGGTGGACGGGCTGCTGCGGGGCTGGCTGCCGGCCTGGTCCGCGCTGGTCACCGTGGTGGTGGCCGGGGCCGCGGCGATGCTGATCACGCCGGTGGTGGCGGCCCCGCTGGCGATCGGGGTGCTGATCTCCGGGGTGCTCGCGCCGCTGCTGGCCGGATGGCAGGCGGACCGGCAGGACGCGGCGACCGGGGTGGCCCGGGCCGCGCTGCGGGACGCGATGGTGGAGACGGTGGACGGCGTCGAGGAGTTGGGCGGCGGGGCCGGGCGCTCCGGCGTACCGGAAAGTCGCAGCCGGACCCTGGCGGACCTGGAGGCGCGAGCGGCCCGGACCGCCGGACTCGCCGCCGCGGTCGCCCACCTCGGGTGGGCCGCGGCCGCGGCCGGCACCGCTCTCGCCCTGGCCGGCGCCGGGATCTCCGCGGAGTGGAGCGCGGTCCTGGTGCTCGGCGTGATCGCCCTCGGCGAGCCGCTGGTCACCCTCCCCGAAGCCGCGGTCGCACGACGCCGGGCGGCCGGCGCCGAACGCCGGGTCGCCGCCCTGACCCAGCGGGTGACCTCGCCGCGCACCTCGGCACCCAAAGCGCGCACCACGGCACCCGAAGCGCGCACCACGGCACCCGAAGCGCGCACCACGGCACCCAAAGCGCGCACCACGGCACCCGAAGCGCGCACCACGGCACCCGAAGCGCGCACCGCAGCACCCGAAGCGCGCACCTCGGCACCCGACGCACGTGCCGCGGTGCGGGCGGGCCACGGGATCGCGGACGGGGCGGGCGACGGGATCGCGGACGGGGCGGTCTCGGTCTCGGGGCTGGTGGCGGGGTGGGACCCCGCGGCGGAACCGGCGCTCGACGGCATCGACCTGGAACTCAGGCCGGGCGCCAAGGTGGCGATCACCGGGCGCTCCGGGTCGGGCAAGTCGACGCTCGGGGCGGTGCTCGGCGGCCTGCTCGCACCCCGCGCCGGTGACGTGCGGGTCGGGGGGAAAGCCCTGCTCGTCGGGGACGAAACGGGACATGTGTTCGCTTCGACCGTACGGGAGAATCTGCGTCTCGCGAAGCCGGCCGCGACCGATCCGCAGCTTGTCGCCGCGCTGCGGCGGGTCGGTCTCGGCCCGTGGCTGGCCGGGCTGGCGGACGGCCTGGACACCTGGCTGGGGACCGGCGGGAGCACGATGTCGGGCGGGCAGCGGCGGCGGCTGGCGACGGCGCGGGCGCTGCTGGCCGATCCGGCGCTGCTGATCCTGGACGAGCCGACCGAGGGGATCGACGAGGCCGGGGCGCGGGAGTTGATGGCGGACCTGCTGGACGCGGCGTCCGGGCGTACCGTGCTGGTCTTCGCGCACCGCGCGGAGGGCTTCGATCTGGTAGACGAAATTTACGAACTGTCCAGCGCTAAGCTAAATGTCGGAGTCCTCTAG
- the cydB gene encoding cytochrome d ubiquinol oxidase subunit II: MITFWFAILVLAWVLYFVLEGFDFGVGLLAPFLGRDEHERGAAIRTIGPFWDGNEVWLVAAIGVTFAAFPDWYAVLLSALYLPMVGILLLLAIRGVALEFRGKHDSPAWRRRCDWLLAGSSAGVVLLWGAQLGVFVHGLALGADGTVIGNGLGRSLAPLLTPAAGLGALAGLLGTVLLGATFLALRTTGPVRRRAVALARHAGNAGTVGLLLAGVATGSRLTLVAAVLCFIAGMLARQGREGGAFAATALGVAGAVLAVFTAHGSVVLRSTLDPLWSLTRSEAAASPSSLKLITVAGVLILPGVLAYQAWSYWVFRRRIASERIPS; this comes from the coding sequence ATGATCACCTTCTGGTTCGCGATCCTCGTCCTCGCCTGGGTGCTCTACTTCGTCCTCGAGGGCTTCGACTTCGGCGTCGGGTTGCTCGCCCCGTTCCTCGGCCGTGACGAGCACGAACGCGGCGCGGCGATCCGCACCATCGGCCCGTTCTGGGACGGCAACGAGGTCTGGCTGGTCGCCGCGATCGGCGTCACCTTCGCCGCCTTCCCGGACTGGTACGCGGTCCTGCTCTCCGCCCTCTACCTGCCGATGGTCGGCATCCTGCTGCTGCTCGCGATCCGCGGCGTGGCCCTGGAGTTCCGCGGCAAGCACGATTCACCCGCCTGGCGCCGCCGCTGCGACTGGCTGCTCGCCGGCTCGTCGGCCGGCGTGGTGCTGCTCTGGGGCGCACAACTCGGCGTCTTCGTCCACGGACTCGCGCTCGGCGCCGACGGCACGGTGATCGGGAACGGTCTCGGCCGCAGCCTCGCCCCGCTGCTCACCCCGGCTGCCGGGCTCGGCGCGCTGGCCGGGCTGCTCGGCACGGTGCTGCTCGGCGCGACGTTCCTGGCCCTGCGGACCACCGGCCCGGTCCGCCGCCGCGCCGTCGCCCTGGCCCGGCACGCCGGAAACGCCGGCACGGTCGGCCTGCTGCTCGCCGGTGTCGCCACCGGATCGCGGCTGACGCTGGTCGCGGCGGTGCTCTGCTTCATCGCCGGGATGCTGGCCCGGCAGGGCCGGGAGGGCGGGGCGTTCGCGGCGACCGCGCTCGGGGTGGCCGGGGCGGTGCTCGCGGTCTTCACCGCGCACGGGTCGGTGGTGCTGCGCAGCACCCTCGACCCGCTCTGGTCCCTGACCCGCTCGGAGGCCGCGGCCAGCCCGTCGTCGCTGAAACTGATCACCGTGGCAGGCGTGCTCATCCTGCCCGGGGTGCTCGCCTATCAGGCCTGGTCGTATTGGGTGTTCCGCCGCCGGATCGCCAGCGAACGGATCCCGTCGTGA
- a CDS encoding cytochrome ubiquinol oxidase subunit I: protein MDVLDLTRLQFAVVTIYHYLFVPLSISLSATAAGLHLTWLRTENRKYQELTKFVGKLLIVTFAVGVVTGLVQEFQFGLGWSAFAKFYGDVFGPTLAIEGMLAFFLEATFLALWYFGWERLPRKLHAATIVVVAAGTLLSAYIILAANSFMQNPVGYELDATTGRAHLTSFSALMTNEVVLAAFPHTMAGAAMAGGGLLLAIGVWRLAADTGFRTLARLGAWLTLIGGALTALTGDHLGKVMTAVQPMKMAAAEALYSTTTGAPFSVFALGKLGHEKPFLTIEVPRLLSFLGTGSFDGTVQGIDDLQAQYVAQYGPGSYVPMIPVAFWTFRLMMGAGIAGMVLAAYYLWASAGKKSRLPLLPAFLQRGAGVPGWAKRILLLSPLLPAAANTFGWIFTETARQPWLAFGISKVADGISPGLTSAEVIASLAGFTLVYGLLAIAWYKLVVHLSKKPLTSEILDKSPAAEPAPAY, encoded by the coding sequence ATGGACGTGCTCGACCTGACCCGGCTGCAATTCGCCGTCGTGACGATCTATCACTACCTGTTCGTGCCGCTGTCGATCAGCCTGTCGGCGACTGCGGCGGGACTGCATCTGACCTGGTTGCGGACGGAGAATCGCAAGTATCAGGAGCTGACGAAATTCGTCGGCAAGCTGCTGATCGTCACGTTCGCGGTCGGCGTCGTCACCGGGCTCGTCCAGGAGTTCCAGTTCGGGCTCGGCTGGAGCGCGTTCGCCAAGTTCTACGGCGACGTGTTCGGGCCGACCCTCGCGATCGAGGGGATGCTCGCGTTCTTCCTGGAGGCGACCTTCCTGGCGCTCTGGTATTTCGGGTGGGAGCGGCTCCCCCGCAAGCTGCACGCCGCGACGATCGTGGTGGTCGCGGCCGGGACCCTGCTCTCCGCCTACATCATCCTGGCGGCCAACTCGTTCATGCAGAACCCGGTCGGCTACGAGCTGGACGCCACCACCGGGCGCGCCCACCTGACGAGCTTCTCCGCGCTGATGACCAACGAGGTGGTGCTCGCGGCGTTCCCGCACACCATGGCCGGGGCGGCCATGGCGGGCGGAGGCCTGCTGCTCGCCATCGGCGTGTGGCGGCTTGCGGCCGACACCGGTTTCCGTACGCTGGCCCGGCTCGGCGCCTGGCTGACGCTGATCGGCGGCGCGCTCACCGCGCTGACCGGCGACCACCTCGGCAAGGTGATGACGGCGGTGCAGCCGATGAAGATGGCGGCCGCGGAGGCGCTGTACTCGACGACCACCGGGGCGCCGTTCTCGGTCTTCGCGCTCGGGAAGCTCGGACACGAGAAGCCGTTCCTGACCATCGAGGTGCCGCGGCTGCTGTCCTTTCTGGGCACCGGATCCTTCGACGGGACCGTGCAGGGGATCGACGATCTCCAGGCGCAGTACGTGGCGCAGTACGGCCCGGGGAGCTACGTGCCGATGATTCCGGTGGCGTTCTGGACGTTCCGGCTGATGATGGGCGCCGGCATCGCCGGGATGGTCCTGGCGGCGTATTACCTCTGGGCCTCCGCCGGGAAGAAGTCGCGGCTGCCGCTCCTCCCCGCCTTCCTGCAGAGGGGCGCGGGAGTGCCGGGCTGGGCCAAGCGGATCCTGCTGCTCTCGCCGCTGCTGCCGGCCGCGGCCAACACGTTCGGCTGGATCTTCACCGAGACGGCTCGGCAGCCGTGGCTCGCCTTCGGGATCTCCAAGGTGGCTGACGGGATCTCCCCGGGGCTGACCAGCGCCGAAGTCATCGCTTCGCTGGCCGGGTTCACGCTGGTCTACGGGTTGCTGGCGATCGCCTGGTACAAGCTCGTTGTCCATCTCTCGAAAAAGCCGCTTACATCCGAAATTTTGGATAAGTCGCCCGCGGCTGAACCCGCCCCGGCCTACTAG
- a CDS encoding BlaI/MecI/CopY family transcriptional regulator: MALGDLEREVMTQLWDAPEALTVRQVHERISQNRDLAYTTVMTVLDRLAKKELVVQIKADKAYKYAAAQTREEMTAALMMDALSASPDQDAALAYFLGQLPPGAIQAALDATPKET, encoded by the coding sequence ATGGCACTAGGCGATCTCGAACGCGAGGTCATGACGCAGCTCTGGGATGCTCCGGAGGCGCTGACCGTCCGGCAGGTGCACGAAAGAATCAGCCAAAACCGCGACTTGGCATATACGACCGTCATGACGGTCCTGGACCGTCTCGCGAAAAAAGAGCTCGTTGTCCAAATAAAAGCGGACAAAGCTTATAAGTACGCCGCCGCGCAGACTCGCGAGGAGATGACGGCGGCGCTCATGATGGACGCCCTGAGCGCCTCCCCCGATCAGGACGCCGCGCTGGCATACTTCCTCGGTCAGCTGCCCCCCGGCGCGATCCAAGCCGCCCTGGACGCCACACCGAAAGAGACGTGA